DNA sequence from the Thunnus maccoyii chromosome 7, fThuMac1.1, whole genome shotgun sequence genome:
TCCTTTCTTGTGGACAGGAAGTGCTTCTGTTTGGCAGCTTGCATCTCCAGAACACTGGGCCACTCCACAGTTAGTAAGCCATAATCCTACTGTGAGAAAGAGCATATATGAAAGAGCATACATCAGGGATGCACGGTTATAGGTGGGAGAAAGAGTGATGTGAGGATGAAGTTGAATAACTCTGACTATATTTGTGTAAAACAAGAAAGACATATGTAAGAACAACACAGACATGAGTCAGCTAATATGTAGATAATTGTTGAAAACAGTCAGTATCACATCAGGGTGGCTTGGGGGCCATAAATCTCTTTTACCATATGTGATTTCGGTTAAACCCACAGTTTGATACTGTGAATGTTTAAGGAATGTCTGTTTCTATGTCTGTTGCTTTTCATTGTTGtcattttcctttcttcttaATAAACATGCAATTTGCACCGtgattgatgttttttatgactGTTATTGCATTCCCCCTTTCCTTGTTGCTGTGTCCAATGGCTAAACCAGCTAGTCCTCTCAGCCCCATGGTGCCTATAAAAGTGACGGCCTAAAGATAAAGGCCCTGCTTTACCAAGCAAGTTCTCCTCTGCATCCCGTCCTGTAATTCCCATTATGGTCCTGGACTCCAGGAGCTCACATCCCAAAAACCTGTTCTCTCATGTCCTTCTCATCCTCCCCCACCttgtattttttcccccctcttcaACACACGCAAACTCTATTGTGCATCGTTCAAAActattataataacatttttactAAGATATCAGGCGGACATACTTGAGTCTAGACTGAGGTGTGAAGAGATGTAACGGACATATTTGTATTCTGTGGTCAGTTGGCTGCATACTTTCAGGCTTGTGAAACTATTTTCAGTGTTGCATGGCTCTTCAAATCTTTTTGATACAGAGCCTCATTCACATGTTTGGTCCAAAATTATTGTTCTGATCCACCATCCAAAATCCTTTTTCATCTCTCATTGGTTGCTAAAACACAGCCATAGCCTACGATACAGCAGTGCCTTGAAAGTGTATTTTCCGTCATGTGTGCCAAACTGAAACAAATAGGCCTGCTGAGCACACAAGCTATGAACAGACATTATAAATAGCTTTTGATTTATGTCACAAATGCATTTTCCTAATAAAGAAATGATTATAGTTTGGCTCCTTTcttaaaaggaaaaattaaGATTTACCGAAATATTCTTTTACTTTAatgctgatttataaaaatGCAGTCTACTGACTGATCTCCTTTTCCCTTCAACAGACCTTGATGACTTCTTCATTCCTCTGGTAGCTCAGTGGTCACATTTAACTTTAAGTTCCATGAACCACACTTTCAAACTCATTCTATTTTCATGCACTGTGTTATGATGTGATAACATCAGAATAATGTTACCTTTGGGACCATGTGACAGACATACAGGCTCCTCTGAGAGAGTGACGACTTTGAACAAGAAATGCTCCTAGAGGTCTTCAAAGCGGTGCATGTTACCACAGAGGAATCAGTACCTAAATTGTGACCAGGTATAACACAGTTTACTACACTGATCTGATTTATGCTGAAGCGTGTACCATTACCCTGCAGTCATGGACATACTTAAGAAGTGACttttaatgtgatgtaaatttCAGGAAATTAAAATCCAGGCCAGatatttgtgataaaaaaaagtgttaaatttaaAGCATTGTTTACCTATCAAAAATCTTGACttgaaatatcaaaatatcTAAATACAATAACAAATATACTCAGCAAATATACTCAGGCAGTATGTAATCAgacatgaaaatgtcaaaatcttTTGTCATGCTCTGTAGGTGACAGAGGCACCCTCCTTATGAATGTGGGTCAAAACCACATTGTTTGCATATGCACATTCCACAAACGCTTCCTTCTATCTCTAATACAGCAGAGCATTTAAAGACTGAAATTGTCGGTGATGTGTGCCATTGATCTTCAGTAGCTCAAGTGGACTGTGATCTCACCATGAATATCCAGTGTAAACTTGTTATACTGATACTTGCACTGACTCTTGATGATCAAGGTAAGTTAAGCATAGTTTATAATGTACATACAGGGTATTATAGTAGCATTATAGtaacatgtatatatatgttttatattcatttatttattttcctctcctaGTTCATACAGGGAAAATTATTGGAGGTCATGAGGCTGTGGCACATAGCAGGCCTTACATGGCACTTTTGGAGATGAAGATGCCAAGtggtaaaacaaaacactgtggtGGCTTTCTTCTGAATGAGGATTTTGTGATGACTGCAGCCCACTGTCAAGCCAAGTAAGTTGAACAAACTTTATGTTTACCTACTGACACGGATGATTCTAGGAATTCTGGGTCCCCTGATAGAATTCCTCATCCCAAAAACCAAGACTCTCTTATTTGTCCCCACATGTATTAAGATTGCAGCAATACATGATATCTATGTAGTAAATATGCTCTGTGATGGCTTTGTGAATACAACATAAATTTAAGTCtcttaatattttcatattgtgaATGCAAAGcctacacagaaaaaaaactagttTATTCTTAGatcatgttttgcatttaatttcatgtcatttcagGTCCTACACAGTCTTACTAGGAGTTCacatttacagagaaaaaactAATGGCATACAGGAAATACCTGTGGACCAAACATTTCCACATAAGGACTACAATGCAACTGACTTGACAAATGACATAATGTTACTCAAGGTAAAACATAGATTAATGCCTTTAAAATTATTGCAATTAATAGcaaaaattttatttttgtttatttttggaattttaaatttttgtttgtgattattTGCAAATGCTCTATTGAATGCATATATCAAAAAGAGAACTTAAATAATGCATGCACATCCCTGAACAATAAATAATCAGATAATGTGTTAGTAACAGATAAATGTAAGTATTGGAGAAATCTGAATTGATATTTTACCTTcatacttgttttgttttttgtttttatttctccctGTTCCACAAGTTGAGCTCCAaggcacatttcagc
Encoded proteins:
- the LOC121900411 gene encoding mast cell protease 1A-like, which codes for MNIQCKLVILILALTLDDQVHTGKIIGGHEAVAHSRPYMALLEMKMPSGKTKHCGGFLLNEDFVMTAAHCQAKSYTVLLGVHIYREKTNGIQEIPVDQTFPHKDYNATDLTNDIMLLKLSSKAHFSNTVKPIGLAGQGDSSLPKSCIVSGWGTTGINKGHMSHRLMEANVTLSDEEQCVVENSYCSQGDIGPGVGDSGGPLVCEDGKAYGVVSSAFSPHGGGPKMYNYAKIPDYRYWIDSFMKYNGKL